A genomic region of Papaver somniferum cultivar HN1 chromosome 7, ASM357369v1, whole genome shotgun sequence contains the following coding sequences:
- the LOC113297529 gene encoding rop guanine nucleotide exchange factor 14-like — protein MKRLACCRRRNKEISIDLDEPDRVTTYDGLESILNSCRYENESGTSGGEGCVTDSVDEDDSIFSSSKDALGSFSSQWLVKKRDGRQGKCLEDVSRSPEHFYTKEKVKTTIQFADVETMKERFAKLLLGEDISGGRRGICTALALTNAITTLAASVFGELWKLEPLPEETKSRWRGEMDWLLSPANYMVELVPAKQNGANGRTLEIMTPIIRADIHMNLPALQKLDSMLIESLDSTGKTEFWYAEGGSRVEGRNGSARQSKRWWFPSPRVPMEGLSVSGRKKLLHQGKMVHQVFKAAKSINNGILLEMHVPDTIKEALPKSGKVNLGEQLYSVLTELSSEEAMLASLNLNNEHTALQTMNQLEAAIFAWKHRISDQVNGKSPVRNSWSLIKDPNSDLDKTELLLGRAEILLQLLKLRFPNLPHTFLDVTKIQYNKDVGHSILESYSRVIGNLAFSILSRIKDILQEDDLSKPNSPVSSSCFSGSTLSGISEFSSASKREQFSLIDQMKMVDGQSCGHSSTSKASEIDFSDSEAKTSSVASTPCRSHV, from the exons gGGTGACAACCTACGACGGCCTTGAGAGCATATTAAACAGCTGCCGTTATGAGAATGAGAGTGGCACAAGCGGAGGTGAGGGTTGTGTTACTGACTCTGTAGATGAAGATGATTCGATTTTTTCTTCGAGCAAAGATGCACTTGGATCATTCTCTTCGCAATGGCTAGTGAAGAAGCGAGATGGGCGCCAAGGTAAATGCTTGGAGGATGTTTCAAGGAGTCCAGAACATTTTTACACCAAAGAAAAAGTGAAGACCACCATTCAATTTGCTGATGTGGAAACCATGAAAGAGAGGTTTGCAAAACTACTGCTGGGAGAAGATATTAGTGGAGGACGGAGAGGCATATGCACCGCATTGGCATTAACGAATGCTATAACAACTCTTGCAG CATCCGTCTTTGGAGAGCTGTGGAAATTGGAACCACTGCCAGAAGAAACAAAGAGTAGATGGCGAGGAGAGATGGACTGGCTACTCTCCCCCGCCAACTATATGGTCGAGCTTGTTCCTGCGAAGCAAAATGGCGCGAATGGACGGACTTTAGAG ATAATGACACCTATTATACGGGCGGACATTCACATGAATCTTCCTGCACTTCAAAAGCTAGACTCCATGCTTATT GAATCACTGGATTCAACGGGGAAAACTGAATTCTGGTATGCAGAAGGAGGGAGCAGAGTAGAAGGAAGAAATGGAAGTGCAAGGCAAAGTAAGAGGTGGTGGTTTCCATCTCCTCGGGTCCCAATGGAGGGGCTGTCTGTATCTGGGAGGAAGAAGCTGCTTCATCAAGGTAAGATGGTGCATCAAGTATTCAAGGCGGCCAAGTCCATCAACAATGGTATCTTACTGGAAATGCATGTTCCAGATACTATCAAAGAAGCTCTTCCGAAG TCTGGAAAGGTGAACCTAGGTGAACAACTCTACAGCGTGTTGACCGAACTGAGTTCTGAAGAAGCGATGCTCGCTTCTCTTAATCTGAATAATGAACACACGGCTCTTCAGACCATGAATCAGTTAGAAGCTGCTATTTTCGCATGGAAGCACAGAATATCTGATCAAGTCAATGGTAAATCTCCAGTTCGGAACTCATGGTCTTTGATAAAAGACCCCAACTCTGATCTAGATAAAACCGAGCTACTGTTGGGAAGAGCTGAAATCCTGCTTCAGCTGTTGAAGCTTAGATTTCCGAACCTGCCTCACACTTTCCTCGATGTCACCAAAATCCAATACAACAAG GACGTTGGGCATTCAATTCTGGAATCTTATTCAAGAGTTATTGGGAACTTAGCATTTAGCATCCTCTCTAGGATAAAAGACATTTTGCAAGAAGACGATTTGAGCAAACCAAATTCTCCTGTTTCAAGTAGTTGCTTTTCTGGATCAACTCTGAGCGGTATATCTGAATTTTCAAGTGCAAGCAAACGTGAACAGTTCTCACTTATTGATCAAATGAAGATGGTTGATGGGCAATCTTGTGGCCATTCCAGCACAAGTAAAGCTTCTGAAATAGAtttctctgatagtgaagctaaAACTAGCTCGGTTGCTTCTACGCCATGTAGGAGCCATGTTTGA